A region of the Synechococcus sp. UW179A genome:
CTGGAGCATATGGTCGTACTCACGTCTGGATGGGCTGAAATCAGCGCCCGGTCTCTGAATCAAGCACTGGTGTGTGCTTCCGTTTCGGTGTTTCTTCTGGTTCTTGTTCTGGGTCCCTCTGCGGCGCAGCGTCCTGATCAGGAGCGCAGGCTTGTGCTGGAGGGGTTTTTCAAGGAATTGGCTGAGTACCAAGCGTTATCCCCAGCTCTGCCTCTGGTGGTGAAAAACAATGATTGGTTCCCTCGGTCGCCCTATGCCCAGTGCGCGCTGCTTGATGGTCCGTTCCTGTTTGAGCCACCGAAACAAGGCACCCCAACACCTCAGCCACCGTCGTTTCCCTCCAAACTCTGAATGAACTCGTGACCGCTCTACCGAAGCTGCTGCTGCTCGCCACCGGGGGCACCATCGCCGGACGAGCGAGTGACGTGACTTCCTTGAATCACTACTCAGCAGGTGTCATCACTGCTGAGGAGTTATTGCAATCGCTGCCCCAGCTGAAGCGGCTTGCTGCAATTGAGGTGGAGCAGATTGCCAATGTTGATAGTGCGGATCTGACCTTCGCCCATTGGCAACGGCTGGTGACCCGGTTACGTGATGTCCTTGCTGCTGATTCCGATCTTGCTGGAGTGGTGATCACCCATGGCACCAACACGCTGGAGGAAACGGCCTGGCTGCTGCAGTTGCTGATCGATGACCCGCGGCCGGTGGTGCTGGTGGGGGCGATGCGGCCGGCAACGGCACTGAGTGCTGATGGCCCTCTCAATTTGTTTCAGGCCATGCAGGTGGCCAAAGCGCCGGAGTCCCGAGGGCACGGGGTGCTTGTGGTGATGGATGGCTGGATCCATGCAGCTCGCGAGGTCACCAAGGTCGCAACTCAGGGGGTTGGTGCCTTTGAAAGCTCTGGTATCGGCCCCTTGGGTTGGGTGGACGATGCGGGAGTGCACCTGCCTCAATCGCAGTCAGCCCGCCCTGCTCCATTCTCAGGCCTTCAGCTTGCCGAGGCCTGGCCCCAGGTGGCGATTCTGCATGGTTGTGTTGAGCCTCCGTCGGCCCTGATTCCTGCCCTGCTTTCGGCGGGTGTCCGGGGTCTTGTGTTCACGGGCACCGGGGCTGGCCAGCTGTCGGCGCTCGAACGCTGTGCTCTTGAAGACTGGCCAGGTCCACTGCCGCTCATGCTCAGGGCGAATCGCTGTGGTTCCGGGCCGGTGCATCGTGATGAGAAATTTGCCCGTCTTGGCCTTTTGCCCGCCGGGCGGCTCAGTCCCCCGAAAGCGCGAGTGCTGTTGCTGCTGGCTCTGATGGCTGGTTTGGACAGAGCCCAACTCTCCAACTTGATCTGAAGGCTGCATGCCTTGGTTGACCGCGGCTCATGAGGAACAGCTGTAGTGCGAGATGCCTCCGGCGTTGAAGAATTCCTCAGGTTTCAGTTGGTCGTAGCGGGCCGCTAATTCCACGGGCAAGGATTCATAGGGCTTGGCAAAGACCCTCTGCAGCTCATGCACCAGGCTGTAATCACCATGGGCTGCTTGTTCATAGGCCGGTGCAATCAGCCATTCACGCCATGTGATGGCGGGATTGGCGAGCTGCATGGATCTGGATGTCTCGCTCAGGTCGCTGTTGCGTTCCAGTTGACCTCGCCACTGTTGCAACCAATTCATCCAGCGTTGATCAATCTGCTGATCGCTGGGTCGATAAAAGCTCCGCTTCAGGGGTGCCACATGTTCAGGGATGGCTGAGAGTTCTCGGAACACCATCGTGTAGTCCGCTGCTGAGTCGACGCATAACTGCAGTAGATCTTCCACCAGCTCTGGGCAGTGGTCGCTGAGGCCAAGCTTGCGTTGCCACATGCTGTCGAGAGCCTCCTGCATCGCGGCTTTGAAACCCTCCTCAAGACTCTCGAGGCGAGTCATGACCTCCGGGTGATCATGCAGCAACGGCTTCAGGGCTGACACGAACATCTGATAGTTCTTGCTTGCAGCCACCGGCTGATTGAAGAAGGCGAAATGCATTCCGCCGCCGGTCCAGGGCTGAAAGCGTGGGTCGAACAGTTCGCAGAATCCGAAGGGTCCGTAATCAAGGGTGAAGCCTCCTGCCGCGCAGTTGTCACTGTTGAAGTTGCCCTGGCAATAGCCCACACGGATCCAGTCGGCGACCAGTGCCGTCAGGCGCCCGCGGAACAACTTGGCCAGCTTTACAACCTGTTCGCTGAAGGGCAGTGAGGTCTCAATCTCCGCCTGGTAGTTCCGCTCGATCAGGTGCTGCACGATCATCTGAAGCTCATTGAATGCCTTGGGATGGCTGTTTCTGCGGAAGCGTCTGGCGAACAGCTCCAGCTGCCCCACCCGCAGAAAAGAGGGTGCAACACGGGTGGTTATCGCTGCAGGGTTCTCGACCAGCACATCGGGATCCATGGATCGAGATTGATCCGAATACCAGGGGCGACGCACACTCTCGGCATGGGAGACGTACAGCGTCAGGGAGCGTGATGTGGGAACTCCGAGTGCATGCATAAACTCCTGGGCCAGAAATTCGCGCACACTGGAGCGCAGCACTGCTCGCCCATCAGCACCTCTGCAATAGGGCGTCGGTCCGCCGCCCTTCAGTTGCATCTCCCAGCGGCGCCCTTCGAAAAGACCTTCAAACACGGAGACGGCACGACCATCGCCGTAGCCGTTGCCATTGCCGAATGGACATTGCTGATCGTATTCGGTGCCATAGATCGACAAGGCATAGCCTGTGGCCCACCCATAAGGAAGCATCGCTCCGCGGTTCACGCTGATATCGCCGGAGAACAACCGTCGGAAGCTGTCATCCACGGCCAACCCGTGGTTGAGTCCCAGCTCATCGAACAACGCTTCGCTGTGTGCCACGTATTCCGGAGCTGGCAGAGGCGTTGGTGTGACCGGCACATAGTGCCCAGATTTCACCTGACGTGCCTGGTGATCGTGCCCGTTGACCCTGGCTTCGGGGTCCGGTTTGAGTTGGCTTAGCAAGGAGTAATCGACGTGTTCAGCAAACTCGGCGAAGGTGTCGGTTGAGGAGGATGCGCTCGAGCTGACTGGCATCACATCGGTCACTGCAGTGTTCCCATCATCGGCCTGAATCCACCAGTGTTGGGATGAGAGGGATGTCGATAGCTTGTTGGTTGGCCTTCGTTGGCAAGGTTGATTGGCATGACCGCAGCGACTCCTTCGCCCTTAGCACGCCCTGAGGTTGAGCGCCTCAGGGGTTACAGCGCACCACTGGAGGGACGCCGTGGTTTGCTCCGGCTTGATTTCAACGAGAACACCGTTGGTCCCAGTCCGGCAGTTGCTGAGGTGCTGAGGGATTTTCCGGTTGATCAGATTGCTGTTTATCCCGAATACGACGGACTGCGCGAGGCGGTGATTAGCAATTTGCAGACCTCACCTGCGGGGCTAGCGCATCCTTTGTTGCCGCAGCAGGTGGGTCTGTTCAACGGTGTGGATGCTGCGATTCACGCGGTGATTCACGCCTATGGCGGTCCAGGAGACACCCTGCTTACGACAAGTCCCACCTTCGGCTATTACGCCCCCTGTGCGGCGATGCAGGGAATGGTCCTTCAAGCGGTGCCCCATGCTCTGCCTGGTTTTCGCTTTCCGCTGCAGCAGATTCGCGACGCTCTTGAGCGCCGGCCACGCATTCTGATGCTCTGCAATCCCAACAATCCCACCGGGACTCGGCTCTCTGCAGAGCATGTGCTGCAGCTGGCATCGTCCGCGCCCAACACGCTGGTGGTGGTGGATGAGCTCTACGAAGCCTTCACGGGCGACAGCGTGCTGCCAACGGTGGATTTTGGGCGGCATGGAAATCTGCTGGTGCTGCGTTCCCTCGCCAAGACTTCCGGACTTGCAGGTTTGCGGATCGGTTTTGCATTCGGCCATGCCGATGTGGTTGATCGGGTCTGCCGGATGACCGGTCCTTACGACGTCAACAGCCTTGCTGTGACTGCTGCATTCGCCGCATTGTCAGACCAGTCGTACACCGACAACTATGTGGCCGAAGTGATACGCGCACGTCGCTATTTGGTTAACGAGCTGACGCAATCCGGTGCCGTTTTTCACTGCGACGGCGGTAATTATCTGCTGATATGGCCATCGTCTTCGGCTCAGCAGGTAGAGCAGCAATTGAGGGATGAGGGCATCTTGGTGCGCTCGATGGCCGGCAAGCCGCAGCTCGAAGGATCTCTGCGCGTCAGCATTGGAACCCTGACTCAGATGCAGAAGTTCTGGGCAAGTTACCGACAGCTTGACTCTTGAGCAGATCGTTAGCGCATCACCTCGATCACTGTGCTGTCGTTCAGGCTTCCTGGCAGCGAGAGGGTGGGGCCAACCTGGCGAACTTGTGTACCGCTCATCGCGTCTAAGAAGGGCTGTATTCCGCCTTGGTCACATCCGCTCGGAGCTTCTCCATTCACGTATTGCACGGGAATCACCCGGCGTGGATTCAGCTGTCTGACCACCTCAGCAGCTTCCTCACCGTTGTAAACCTTGCCGCCGCCGCCGACGCCGATGATCAGCACATCAGGGCGACCCAGCAGCACCCTGTCCTCACCGCTGATAGGGGCTGCTGTTCCTCCCAAATGGGCAAAGTTCAGGCCTCCCTGCTGCCAGCGCCAGATTGTGGCGTTGCCGAAACGGCGTCCACCCATGCGGTCATGCGGAGCGGAAAATCCCTCTAGGTCCATACCGCCAACGCGATAGGAGCCCGGCTTGGACAGGTAGGTCCCGCCACCGATTCGTGCTCCCTCATCCGGTAGCTCGGAGCTGGCCAGGGTCACGTTGGCACTGACGCGCGGTTCACTGAGTCCAGTGGCGCAGCCCACGGCCCGGAAGGGGTTTACAAGCACCGACTGGCCGCCGCCACGAATCAGCAGAGCACTGTGCCCGTAGCTGGTGATCGAGACGCCTGCAGCCTGCGCGGTGGTGCTGTTGATTCCGGCCAGGAGGGTTGATGCGGCCAGGGTGGCGATGGCCCGCCCAGGACCCTGGCGTTTCAGGAAGACTGTCATGGGGGAATGCCTGCTGGCAGAGGAAGCTAGCAGTGCTGAATGCGCCCTTCTGCCAGTCGAAGGAAGTTAGCCAGCAGGTTATGACCGGCCTCCGTCAACACGCTCTCTGGGTGGAACTGCACGCCTTGGAGATGGGGGTGCTCACGGTGACGCAGTCCCATCACGGTGCCATCCTCCAGCCATGCAGTGACTTCCAGGCAGTCGGGAAGACTGCTGCGATCAGCAATCAAGCTGTGATATCTGGTGGCGGTGAGTGGCTGAGGCAGGCCAGCGAAGACGCCTTCGCCTCGATGCAGCACTGGAGAGGTTTTGCCATGCATCAGTTGCGCGGCCCGAACTACTTTTCCTCCATAGGCCTGAGCAAGAGCTTGATGGCCAAGGCAAACTCCCAGGGTGGGAATGCTTGGGGACAACTCCTTCAGCACACTCAGACAAACTCCCGCCTGATCAGGATCTCCGGGTCCAGGAGATAAGAGGATGGCATCGGGACTGAGGTCACGGATCTGGGCAACACTGAGCGCATCGTTGCGTTCCACGCGCAGGTCTTCTGCCAGAGGATGCTGAGCCGCTAACTCTCCGAAATACTGCACCAGGTTGAAGGTGAAGCTGTCGTAGTTGTCGATGACCAGGAGCATCGTTCAAAGCCCAAGGCGAAGAATCAGGGGGGGTAGCACCAGCAGCAGGGCAATCACTAGAGAGCTGATGGCCGCTACCAGAACCGCTGCCGCTGCGCAGTCTTTGGCAATCTTGGCCAGAGGGTGGAAGCGACGCCCGATGGCAAGATCAACGACAGATTCGATCGCGGTATTAAGCAGTTCAAGCACCAGCACGGCAGCCACGGTCAGGACCAAAACGGCCAGCTGAATCGCTGGCAACTTCAGCCACAGTCCCAGGAAGAAAACGATGCTGCCGATCCCCAGGTGGATGCGGAAGTTGCGTTGGCTGATGAAGCCGTAACCCAGCCCCTGAGCGGCGTAGCGGAAGCTAGAAGGCAGGTCGCCGGCGATTTTCCAGGCTCCTCTGTGGGCAGCGTGGTGGGCACGGCGGGTGCTGCGCTGGCTGATCTCCTCGGTCAACGGAGTTCCATCGTCAGGTTTCCTCAGTGATTTCATCTGCTGATTCACAGTTGATCTCACCGTGGGATTGAACGATACCGGCCATGGCAACCAGTTGCTCTTGGCATTGCAGCATGGCTTCAAGCCTCGACTCATCGGGATGGTCCCATCCCAGCAAGTGCAGCAGGCCATGGCTCACCAACCAGCAGAGCTCTCGTTCCAAGCTGTGCTCTTGTTCGAGAGCCTGACGTTCTGCAGTCGGTACCGACACGATGATGTCTCCCAGTTCAAGGCTGGGGCAGTTGTCCAGCGGCATGTCAGCTTCCAGTGCTGAAAAGGACAAGACATCGGTGGCCGTGGGCTTATTGCGCCAGCGTGCGTTCAGATCAGTGATCTGAGCATCATCCACAAACTGCAGGCCCAGGCAGATCTCCTCACAGCTCTGAAGTTCCGCTGGGGCGCTGTCGCCACCGTCAGCGATCAGGTGTTGCAGCCAGAGGCGCAGGGTTGATTCCCACACATCTCCCTGGCTGAGTCGCTCCTGGGCTCCAATCCCTTTCCCGGCCTGGATCAGTTGCTCTTCAGCTGGCGTGAAGGCCAGGTCAATCGCAACAGCCCGCGTGCTGCTCACTGGGGCAGTGTTGGACGCCCCAGCCAGGCGACCACAAGGATGAAACCGATGAACCCCGCGGCCGTGAGGCCGAGATGAAACAGGCTCTTGCTGCCCTTGCGGACCATGTTGCGCATGGCCTGTTTGACGAAGCTGGGAGGAGGCGTGGTCGCTGCGCTGTCCTTCGAAGTCTCGATGCCCTCTGGCTTTGAGCTCATGGTCAGCTGTCCTCGTCCTGTCCGGGGCTGTCCACACCTTGACGCAGCAGCGACTGAATGAAGGGGTCGAGATC
Encoded here:
- a CDS encoding asparaginase, producing the protein MTALPKLLLLATGGTIAGRASDVTSLNHYSAGVITAEELLQSLPQLKRLAAIEVEQIANVDSADLTFAHWQRLVTRLRDVLAADSDLAGVVITHGTNTLEETAWLLQLLIDDPRPVVLVGAMRPATALSADGPLNLFQAMQVAKAPESRGHGVLVVMDGWIHAAREVTKVATQGVGAFESSGIGPLGWVDDAGVHLPQSQSARPAPFSGLQLAEAWPQVAILHGCVEPPSALIPALLSAGVRGLVFTGTGAGQLSALERCALEDWPGPLPLMLRANRCGSGPVHRDEKFARLGLLPAGRLSPPKARVLLLLALMAGLDRAQLSNLI
- a CDS encoding protein adenylyltransferase SelO family protein, yielding MPVSSSASSSTDTFAEFAEHVDYSLLSQLKPDPEARVNGHDHQARQVKSGHYVPVTPTPLPAPEYVAHSEALFDELGLNHGLAVDDSFRRLFSGDISVNRGAMLPYGWATGYALSIYGTEYDQQCPFGNGNGYGDGRAVSVFEGLFEGRRWEMQLKGGGPTPYCRGADGRAVLRSSVREFLAQEFMHALGVPTSRSLTLYVSHAESVRRPWYSDQSRSMDPDVLVENPAAITTRVAPSFLRVGQLELFARRFRRNSHPKAFNELQMIVQHLIERNYQAEIETSLPFSEQVVKLAKLFRGRLTALVADWIRVGYCQGNFNSDNCAAGGFTLDYGPFGFCELFDPRFQPWTGGGMHFAFFNQPVAASKNYQMFVSALKPLLHDHPEVMTRLESLEEGFKAAMQEALDSMWQRKLGLSDHCPELVEDLLQLCVDSAADYTMVFRELSAIPEHVAPLKRSFYRPSDQQIDQRWMNWLQQWRGQLERNSDLSETSRSMQLANPAITWREWLIAPAYEQAAHGDYSLVHELQRVFAKPYESLPVELAARYDQLKPEEFFNAGGISHYSCSS
- a CDS encoding histidinol-phosphate transaminase; translated protein: MTAATPSPLARPEVERLRGYSAPLEGRRGLLRLDFNENTVGPSPAVAEVLRDFPVDQIAVYPEYDGLREAVISNLQTSPAGLAHPLLPQQVGLFNGVDAAIHAVIHAYGGPGDTLLTTSPTFGYYAPCAAMQGMVLQAVPHALPGFRFPLQQIRDALERRPRILMLCNPNNPTGTRLSAEHVLQLASSAPNTLVVVDELYEAFTGDSVLPTVDFGRHGNLLVLRSLAKTSGLAGLRIGFAFGHADVVDRVCRMTGPYDVNSLAVTAAFAALSDQSYTDNYVAEVIRARRYLVNELTQSGAVFHCDGGNYLLIWPSSSAQQVEQQLRDEGILVRSMAGKPQLEGSLRVSIGTLTQMQKFWASYRQLDS
- a CDS encoding MBL fold metallo-hydrolase; the encoded protein is MTVFLKRQGPGRAIATLAASTLLAGINSTTAQAAGVSITSYGHSALLIRGGGQSVLVNPFRAVGCATGLSEPRVSANVTLASSELPDEGARIGGGTYLSKPGSYRVGGMDLEGFSAPHDRMGGRRFGNATIWRWQQGGLNFAHLGGTAAPISGEDRVLLGRPDVLIIGVGGGGKVYNGEEAAEVVRQLNPRRVIPVQYVNGEAPSGCDQGGIQPFLDAMSGTQVRQVGPTLSLPGSLNDSTVIEVMR
- a CDS encoding aminodeoxychorismate/anthranilate synthase component II; its protein translation is MLLVIDNYDSFTFNLVQYFGELAAQHPLAEDLRVERNDALSVAQIRDLSPDAILLSPGPGDPDQAGVCLSVLKELSPSIPTLGVCLGHQALAQAYGGKVVRAAQLMHGKTSPVLHRGEGVFAGLPQPLTATRYHSLIADRSSLPDCLEVTAWLEDGTVMGLRHREHPHLQGVQFHPESVLTEAGHNLLANFLRLAEGRIQHC
- a CDS encoding diacylglycerol kinase family protein; translation: MKSLRKPDDGTPLTEEISQRSTRRAHHAAHRGAWKIAGDLPSSFRYAAQGLGYGFISQRNFRIHLGIGSIVFFLGLWLKLPAIQLAVLVLTVAAVLVLELLNTAIESVVDLAIGRRFHPLAKIAKDCAAAAVLVAAISSLVIALLLVLPPLILRLGL
- the ybeY gene encoding rRNA maturation RNase YbeY: MSSTRAVAIDLAFTPAEEQLIQAGKGIGAQERLSQGDVWESTLRLWLQHLIADGGDSAPAELQSCEEICLGLQFVDDAQITDLNARWRNKPTATDVLSFSALEADMPLDNCPSLELGDIIVSVPTAERQALEQEHSLERELCWLVSHGLLHLLGWDHPDESRLEAMLQCQEQLVAMAGIVQSHGEINCESADEITEET
- a CDS encoding DUF3285 domain-containing protein; protein product: MSSKPEGIETSKDSAATTPPPSFVKQAMRNMVRKGSKSLFHLGLTAAGFIGFILVVAWLGRPTLPQ